A genomic window from Salvia splendens isolate huo1 chromosome 11, SspV2, whole genome shotgun sequence includes:
- the LOC121755422 gene encoding protein DA1-related 1-like isoform X1, producing the protein MDPPMLGQCERDHPPHVSRSLQSSPPPRSLSPQSPPPQPPTTPSPQFVPPAPSHYPSEYRICAGCNSEIGYVRYFSCMGVVWHPECFCCHACDLPISDYEFKISDKRPFHKSCFKDLYHPKCVVCKNFIPLNAVGLIEYRAHPFWKQKYCPSHEHDGTPRCCSCERMECSQYIYLILDDVRKLCLECLDSSIMDTHECQPLYLEIQEFYESLMMKGHNHQATIGLCLSEEQTVNTILRRPKIGGYRITDMSPEPYTLVRKCEVTAILILYGLPRLLTGSILAHEMMHAWLRLKGYPNLSPKVEEGICRVMAHIWLESEIIPCSGSNAASASKKGKRSAFEQKLGQFFMQRTQSDSSEVYGDGFREGNKALLKYGLRSTLDHIRLTGSFPC; encoded by the exons ATggacccacccatgttggggcagTGCGAACGAGATCACCCTCCACACGTATCACGCTCACTTCaatcttctcctcctcctcgatCACTTTCACCTCAATCACCTCCACCTCAACCTCCTACAACTCCGTCACCTCAATTTGTACCACCTGCTCCATCCCACTATCCTTCAGAATACAG AATCTGTGCTGGTTGCAATAGCGAAATTGGCTATGTAAGATACTTCAGTTGCATGGGAGTTGTCTGGCATCCCGAATGTTTCTGTTGTCATGCTTGCGATCTTCCAATTTCTGATTATGAG TTTAAAATATCTGATAAGCGTCCCTTCCATAAATCTTGTTTTAAGGACTTGTACCACCCCAAATGTGTTGTTTGCAAGAACTTT ATTCCCTTGAATGCAGTCGGACTCATTGAGTACAGAGCTCATCCTTTCTGGAAGCAGAAGTACTGCCCTTCACACGAACATGATGGAACACCCCGTTGTTGTAGCTGTGAAAGAATGGAG TGCAGCCAGTATATATATCTAATTCTTGATGATGTGAGGAAGCTGTGTCTAGAGTGTCTAGACTCATCAATAATGGATACACACGAGTGCCAACCGCTTTACCTTGAAATTCAAGAATTTTACGAAAGTTTAATGATGAAG GGTCATAACCACCAGGCAACTATAGGCCTTTGCCTATCGGAAGAGCAAACTGTTAACACA ATACTGAGGCGACCCAAAATAGGAGGATATCGGATAACAGACATGTCTCCTGAGCCTTACACACTCGTTCGGAAATGTGAAGTAACAGCGATCCTCATTCTGTATGGTCTGCCTAG ATTATTGACTGGGTCAATCCTAGCTCATGAAATGATGCATGCGTGGCTCCGTCTGAAAG GTTACCCAAATCTTAGTCCAAAAGTCGAAGAAGGAATCTGCCGAGTGATGGCTCACATTTGGTTAGAGTCAGAGATCATTCCTTGCTCTGGGAGCAATGCAGCTTCTGCCTCGAAGAAGGGGAAGAGGTCTGCATTTGAGCAAAAACTTGGTCAGTTTTTCATGCAGCGGACACAATCAGATAGTTCTGAAGTTTACGGAGATGGTTTCAGGGAAGGCAACAAGGCGTTGCTCAAATACGGGCTGAGGAGCACTCTCGATCACATTCGCCTGACAGGGAGTTTTCCCTGTTAA
- the LOC121755422 gene encoding protein DA1-related 1-like isoform X2, translating into MDPPMLGQCERDHPPHVSRSLQSSPPPRSLSPQSPPPQPPTTPSPQFVPPAPSHYPSEYRICAGCNSEIGYVRYFSCMGVVWHPECFCCHACDLPISDYEIPLNAVGLIEYRAHPFWKQKYCPSHEHDGTPRCCSCERMECSQYIYLILDDVRKLCLECLDSSIMDTHECQPLYLEIQEFYESLMMKGHNHQATIGLCLSEEQTVNTILRRPKIGGYRITDMSPEPYTLVRKCEVTAILILYGLPRLLTGSILAHEMMHAWLRLKGYPNLSPKVEEGICRVMAHIWLESEIIPCSGSNAASASKKGKRSAFEQKLGQFFMQRTQSDSSEVYGDGFREGNKALLKYGLRSTLDHIRLTGSFPC; encoded by the exons ATggacccacccatgttggggcagTGCGAACGAGATCACCCTCCACACGTATCACGCTCACTTCaatcttctcctcctcctcgatCACTTTCACCTCAATCACCTCCACCTCAACCTCCTACAACTCCGTCACCTCAATTTGTACCACCTGCTCCATCCCACTATCCTTCAGAATACAG AATCTGTGCTGGTTGCAATAGCGAAATTGGCTATGTAAGATACTTCAGTTGCATGGGAGTTGTCTGGCATCCCGAATGTTTCTGTTGTCATGCTTGCGATCTTCCAATTTCTGATTATGAG ATTCCCTTGAATGCAGTCGGACTCATTGAGTACAGAGCTCATCCTTTCTGGAAGCAGAAGTACTGCCCTTCACACGAACATGATGGAACACCCCGTTGTTGTAGCTGTGAAAGAATGGAG TGCAGCCAGTATATATATCTAATTCTTGATGATGTGAGGAAGCTGTGTCTAGAGTGTCTAGACTCATCAATAATGGATACACACGAGTGCCAACCGCTTTACCTTGAAATTCAAGAATTTTACGAAAGTTTAATGATGAAG GGTCATAACCACCAGGCAACTATAGGCCTTTGCCTATCGGAAGAGCAAACTGTTAACACA ATACTGAGGCGACCCAAAATAGGAGGATATCGGATAACAGACATGTCTCCTGAGCCTTACACACTCGTTCGGAAATGTGAAGTAACAGCGATCCTCATTCTGTATGGTCTGCCTAG ATTATTGACTGGGTCAATCCTAGCTCATGAAATGATGCATGCGTGGCTCCGTCTGAAAG GTTACCCAAATCTTAGTCCAAAAGTCGAAGAAGGAATCTGCCGAGTGATGGCTCACATTTGGTTAGAGTCAGAGATCATTCCTTGCTCTGGGAGCAATGCAGCTTCTGCCTCGAAGAAGGGGAAGAGGTCTGCATTTGAGCAAAAACTTGGTCAGTTTTTCATGCAGCGGACACAATCAGATAGTTCTGAAGTTTACGGAGATGGTTTCAGGGAAGGCAACAAGGCGTTGCTCAAATACGGGCTGAGGAGCACTCTCGATCACATTCGCCTGACAGGGAGTTTTCCCTGTTAA
- the LOC121755422 gene encoding protein DA1-related 1-like isoform X4, protein MDPPMLGQCERDHPPHVSRSLQSSPPPRSLSPQSPPPQPPTTPSPQFVPPAPSHYPSEYRICAGCNSEIGYVRYFSCMGVVWHPECFCCHACDLPISDYEFKISDKRPFHKSCFKDLYHPKCVVCKNFIPLNAVGLIEYRAHPFWKQKYCPSHEHDGTPRCCSCERMECSQYIYLILDDVRKLCLECLDSSIMDTHECQPLYLEIQEFYESLMMKVEQQVTVLLVERQALNEAIKGEKYIQNCGHNHQATIGLCLSEEQTVNTILRRPKIGGYRITDMSPEPYTLVRKCEVTAILILYGLPRLLTGSILAHEMMHAWLRLKGYPNLSPKVEEGICRVMAHIWLESEIIPCSGSNAASASKKGKRSAFEQKLGQFFMQRTQSDSSEVYGDGFREGNKALLKYGLRSTLDHIRLTGSFPC, encoded by the exons ATggacccacccatgttggggcagTGCGAACGAGATCACCCTCCACACGTATCACGCTCACTTCaatcttctcctcctcctcgatCACTTTCACCTCAATCACCTCCACCTCAACCTCCTACAACTCCGTCACCTCAATTTGTACCACCTGCTCCATCCCACTATCCTTCAGAATACAG AATCTGTGCTGGTTGCAATAGCGAAATTGGCTATGTAAGATACTTCAGTTGCATGGGAGTTGTCTGGCATCCCGAATGTTTCTGTTGTCATGCTTGCGATCTTCCAATTTCTGATTATGAG TTTAAAATATCTGATAAGCGTCCCTTCCATAAATCTTGTTTTAAGGACTTGTACCACCCCAAATGTGTTGTTTGCAAGAACTTT ATTCCCTTGAATGCAGTCGGACTCATTGAGTACAGAGCTCATCCTTTCTGGAAGCAGAAGTACTGCCCTTCACACGAACATGATGGAACACCCCGTTGTTGTAGCTGTGAAAGAATGGAG TGCAGCCAGTATATATATCTAATTCTTGATGATGTGAGGAAGCTGTGTCTAGAGTGTCTAGACTCATCAATAATGGATACACACGAGTGCCAACCGCTTTACCTTGAAATTCAAGAATTTTACGAAAGTTTAATGATGAAGGTAGAGCAGCAAGTGACGGTACTCTTGGTCGAGAGACAAGCACTAAATGAAGCCATAAAAGGAGAGAAATATATACAAAACTGT GGTCATAACCACCAGGCAACTATAGGCCTTTGCCTATCGGAAGAGCAAACTGTTAACACA ATACTGAGGCGACCCAAAATAGGAGGATATCGGATAACAGACATGTCTCCTGAGCCTTACACACTCGTTCGGAAATGTGAAGTAACAGCGATCCTCATTCTGTATGGTCTGCCTAG ATTATTGACTGGGTCAATCCTAGCTCATGAAATGATGCATGCGTGGCTCCGTCTGAAAG GTTACCCAAATCTTAGTCCAAAAGTCGAAGAAGGAATCTGCCGAGTGATGGCTCACATTTGGTTAGAGTCAGAGATCATTCCTTGCTCTGGGAGCAATGCAGCTTCTGCCTCGAAGAAGGGGAAGAGGTCTGCATTTGAGCAAAAACTTGGTCAGTTTTTCATGCAGCGGACACAATCAGATAGTTCTGAAGTTTACGGAGATGGTTTCAGGGAAGGCAACAAGGCGTTGCTCAAATACGGGCTGAGGAGCACTCTCGATCACATTCGCCTGACAGGGAGTTTTCCCTGTTAA
- the LOC121755422 gene encoding protein DA1-related 1-like isoform X3, with protein sequence MDPPMLGQCERDHPPHVSRSLQSSPPPRSLSPQSPPPQPPTTPSPQFVPPAPSHYPSEYRICAGCNSEIGYVRYFSCMGVVWHPECFCCHACDLPISDYEFKISDKRPFHKSCFKDLYHPKCVVCKNFIPLNAVGLIEYRAHPFWKQKYCPSHEHDGTPRCCSCERMEGHNHQATIGLCLSEEQTVNTILRRPKIGGYRITDMSPEPYTLVRKCEVTAILILYGLPRLLTGSILAHEMMHAWLRLKGYPNLSPKVEEGICRVMAHIWLESEIIPCSGSNAASASKKGKRSAFEQKLGQFFMQRTQSDSSEVYGDGFREGNKALLKYGLRSTLDHIRLTGSFPC encoded by the exons ATggacccacccatgttggggcagTGCGAACGAGATCACCCTCCACACGTATCACGCTCACTTCaatcttctcctcctcctcgatCACTTTCACCTCAATCACCTCCACCTCAACCTCCTACAACTCCGTCACCTCAATTTGTACCACCTGCTCCATCCCACTATCCTTCAGAATACAG AATCTGTGCTGGTTGCAATAGCGAAATTGGCTATGTAAGATACTTCAGTTGCATGGGAGTTGTCTGGCATCCCGAATGTTTCTGTTGTCATGCTTGCGATCTTCCAATTTCTGATTATGAG TTTAAAATATCTGATAAGCGTCCCTTCCATAAATCTTGTTTTAAGGACTTGTACCACCCCAAATGTGTTGTTTGCAAGAACTTT ATTCCCTTGAATGCAGTCGGACTCATTGAGTACAGAGCTCATCCTTTCTGGAAGCAGAAGTACTGCCCTTCACACGAACATGATGGAACACCCCGTTGTTGTAGCTGTGAAAGAATGGAG GGTCATAACCACCAGGCAACTATAGGCCTTTGCCTATCGGAAGAGCAAACTGTTAACACA ATACTGAGGCGACCCAAAATAGGAGGATATCGGATAACAGACATGTCTCCTGAGCCTTACACACTCGTTCGGAAATGTGAAGTAACAGCGATCCTCATTCTGTATGGTCTGCCTAG ATTATTGACTGGGTCAATCCTAGCTCATGAAATGATGCATGCGTGGCTCCGTCTGAAAG GTTACCCAAATCTTAGTCCAAAAGTCGAAGAAGGAATCTGCCGAGTGATGGCTCACATTTGGTTAGAGTCAGAGATCATTCCTTGCTCTGGGAGCAATGCAGCTTCTGCCTCGAAGAAGGGGAAGAGGTCTGCATTTGAGCAAAAACTTGGTCAGTTTTTCATGCAGCGGACACAATCAGATAGTTCTGAAGTTTACGGAGATGGTTTCAGGGAAGGCAACAAGGCGTTGCTCAAATACGGGCTGAGGAGCACTCTCGATCACATTCGCCTGACAGGGAGTTTTCCCTGTTAA